The Syntrophales bacterium DNA segment AACACCTCTTCGAGGGCAAGTGCGGCCAGTGCCATCTCAACACGCCCTTGAAGGGTGGGAAGATACTGCTCGTCAGCGATGTGGACAAGCTTTGCAAGGGATGTCATACGCAGATTGGAACCATCATGTCTCATCCGTACGGGGTGAAACCGTCCTTCCCGCTGCCGCCGGAATTCAAGCTGGACTGGGCGGGAAAAATGACCTGCGCGACCTGCCATGAAATTCACGGGAGCAGAAAATATTTGCTGGTGGCAGAGAAAACGGGAAAGGCCTTCTGCATGAGCTGTCATCGGGAAACGCTTTTCAAAAAAAATAAGTACGGTCATGAGGTTGTCTCTTCTTTGCTCCATCAGCC contains these protein-coding regions:
- a CDS encoding cytochrome c3 family protein is translated as MEKEHLFEGKCGQCHLNTPLKGGKILLVSDVDKLCKGCHTQIGTIMSHPYGVKPSFPLPPEFKLDWAGKMTCATCHEIHGSRKYLLVAEKTGKAFCMSCHRETLFKKNKYGHEVVSSLLHQPQYETVNPSQPLDRESQECLGCHDGGLAGARVVNIGGGIWQHGAGNAGSHPIGGDYQQAARKGGYRRKELLNRRIRLFDGKLGCGSCHNLYSTLPAMLVRSNRGSALCFECHIK